In Pseudomonas grandcourensis, the DNA window CTCCCACAAGTATTGATGTAGTTCACAAAATCTGTGGTCAACACTTAAACCTGTGGGAGCGGGCTTGCCCGCGATGGCGTCCTCATTGAAACCATAAAATCAAGGGCTGTAATACCCGACCGCCACCAGAAAATGCCCGACCTTCTTCAGGTAGGCATGCTTGTTCTCGACCTTGCCGGTCACCGGGTTCTTCCAGCGGTACTCGTATTCGCCATCATCCTGCTTTGCCATCAACGCCAGAATCGGCTCGCCCACCGGTTTGCCTTCCGGATCTGCGATCTTGCTGAAGTCGGTGTTGATCAGCCGCAGGTTGGTGCCGTGGGCCACATAACGCTGGGTGTCCAGGTCGACGACGAATACGTACAGGTCATCCTGCAGGTAGCCGCCCTTGAGGGAGTTGATCGCCGTCAGGGTGCCCTTTTCGTCCTTGGCCAGATCGGTTGCCGCTTTGTTCAGCAAGGCCATGGCCTGTTCGGCGGAGGCCCGTGGCAAGTAATAACCGACCGCCAGAATCCGCTGGCCAATGCGCTGGTAGTAGACGTGCTTGCGCTCGACCTTGCCGTCGTTCCAGTTCTGCCAGCGATACTCCGCCTGCTGAATGCCATTGCCTTCCGGCACTTTCAGGGCGTCCTTGAAGGTTTTCTGCAAATCCGGCCCAAGCACCTCCGAGACGTCCCGGCCAATCAGCGCCGACGACGGCCCGCCACTGGCGAGCATCACGCCCTTGGTGTCGAGCACGAAGACATAACGGTCCTTATCGACAAATTCCCCCTGGCGACTGAATGCCGCCAGGGCCTTGTCGCCATTCTGGTGGTAGTAGGCCAGGGCTTTTTCCAGCAGGGCAATGGCCGCCTTGCTGTCGTCCTTTTCCGTCCCGGCGGCTTGCGCCTGGCCCAGGCACAGCAAAAACATGCCGCACAGCAAGGCGAACCTTTGCAGAAACCCCATTGCGCATCCCTCGTTCCTGGTGGTGTTTCAAGAGAGTAGACGGCAATGGGGTTTGTATGGATTTTGAGGAGAGCGCAGCGTGAGGCTTTTGTGGCGAGGGGGCTTGCCCTCTCGCCACAAAAACTCGGATTACTGCTTAGCGCGCAGTTGCTGTTGAAGGTTCTGGATCTGCGCCTGAAGGGTATTGATGTTGCGGGTGACCTGGCTGCGGAAGGCATCGAACTCGGCCGTGTTGGTCGAGCCCTGTGTGACTGCCGGACGGTTGTCCTGCATGCTCTTGAGCACGATCATGTCTTGCTCGAGACGCTCGATGGCAGCGCTCGGGTTGCCTTGTTTCTTCAGTGTGGCGACATCGGCACCCAGGCTTTTCAACTGTGTATCGAGTTTTTCCGAGTCAGACGGGGCGCTTTTCAGGGCGGCCAGTTCAGCACTCAAGGCTTTGACCTGGGCCTGCAACTGCGTATTGGCCGTCTGATGTTCGGTGTCCTGGGCAGTCAATTGCACCAGGCGCTTGTCCAGTTCGGTGGTTTGCGCGGTCATTTGTGCCAGTCGCTTGTCCAGGTCCGAGGCCTGGCCGGCAACACCTTGCTGCTGGGCGTTCTGGTCCTGGAGCTTGCTTTCAAGCTGGCGGATTTGCAGCTTCAACGCCTCGCTGTCGGTGTTGACACTGGTCTGGCTGGCAACAACCTTGCCGGAAATATCCTGCAGGCGCCCTGCCGCTTCCTCACTGATTCGAGCGAAGCTTTCCTGTGTCGCCACCAGCTGCTGTTCCATCAGGGAGATCTGCTGAAAGCTCCACCAGGCCAGGCCCGCGAATGCAAAGAACAACGCCCCGACCAACGCCCACAAGGCACCGGTACTCGCCGCCTTGACCTTCACCACCGGCACCGGGCGCGAATGCACGACCGTGCGGGCAGTAGGCGGAAAATCGTCGTCGAGAACGTCTGCACGCAGGCTCGGTACATCGTCGAAGTCGTCGTTGGCATCGTTACGCATGGACATTGAATAAACCTTAGTGAAACACATGATGGCTTTATGCCGCGCAGTATAAACCCCGCAGCCGTAACCATTGACCCTGAAGTCCCGTTTCCGGTTCAGTAAGGGGTCGTTGTCCTGACATCATCGAATAGCCTGAGCCTTCCACCAGCCACAGAATTCATCGAGGGCCGTCCAGAGGCTGACCTTGGGATCGTAATCCAGATAATGCCGGGCGCGGCTGATGTCCAGGGTGAAATTTTTGTTCATGACCTGCATGCCCAGACGCGACAGCGTCGGTTCGGGACGCCCCGGCCACAACTTGCACACACCCTCGTTGAGCGCCGCCACGCTGTAGGCCAGGCCGTAGGAACGGTAGCGGGTGACCTGTGGGACTTCCATGTTGCGCATGACGTAATTGACCACATCCCACAGGGGAATCGGCGTTCCGTTGCTGATGTTGTAGGCCTTGCCCAGTGCAGAACCGCTGGCCAGCAAACTGCTGAGCAACGCCTCGTTGAGGTTTTGCACGCTGGTGAAGTCAACTTTGTTCAGACCGTTGCCGATGATTGCCAGGCGCCCCTTGCGCTGCATGTTCAACAGGCGCGGGAAGATGCTCATGTCGCCGGCCCCGGTGACGAAACGCGGGCGCAGGGCCAGGGTTTCGAGACCGAACTCCTGGGCACCGAAGACTTTTTGCTCGGCCAGGTACTTGGTGGCGGCGTAAGGGTGTTTGAAGCGCTTGGGCACCTGCTCTTCGGTCAGGCCCAGGTGATCGCGACCATCGAAGTAGATCGACGGCGACGACAAATGCACCAGCCGCCGAACCCGTTGCTTGAGGCAGGCTTCGACCACGTTCTCGGTGACCTGGACGTTGCCCTGCTGGAAGTCCTGATAGCGGCCCCACAAACCGACGGCACCGGCGCAATGCACCACGGCCTCGACGTCCGAGCACAGCTCGCGCGCCAGTTCCGGGTCGCTCAAGTCACCCTGGATGAACTCGGCTCCCCGGCGTACCAGATGCTCCACACTCTCGGCCCGGCGACCGTTGACCCGCACGTCCAGGCCCTGCTCCAGGGCAAAACGCGCAAAGCGCCCGCCGATGAAGCCGCTTGCGCCGGTAACCAGAATCTTCATGAATTGCTCCGAATATTTCGTTTTGCGTATTACGTGAGGTCTTGACGCTGTGCGTCAGTCCAAGGGCACCAGCCATTGCTTCGATGCGCTGACCAATTGATCGGTGAGCAGCCCCAGCAACTGGCCGCCATTACGCCAATGATGCCAGTACAGCGGCACATCGATCGGCTTATCTGGCAGCAACTCCTGCAATACGCCCCTTTCCAGTTGCTCGCGCACCTGCAGTTCCGGGACCAGCCCCCAGCCCAGCCCGGCTTCCGTCAGACGAATGAAGCCTTCAGAGGACGGGCATAAATGGTGTTCGAAACCGCCCTCGACGCCGAGGGACGCAAGGTAGCGATGCTGCAGGAAATCGTCCGGGCCAAACACCAGTGCCGGGGTTCGGGCCAACTGATCGGCGCGTACGCCTTGCGGAAAATGCCGGGCAATAAAGGCGGGGCTGGCCAATGCCCGGTAACGCATGGCCCCCAGCAACACGCTGCGCGCACCCGCCACCGGCCGCTCGCTGGCGCAGACGCAGGCCGCCACTTCACCGGCGCGCATGCGCTTGAGGCCGACGGTCTGGTCTTCGACCACCAGATCCATCAACAGATGCTGTTCGGCGCAAAACGCCCCCACCGCCTGCGCCCACCAGGTGGCCAGGCTGTCGGCGTTCAGGGCGATTCGCAGGCGTTCCGGCAGGCCCTCTTCATCCAGCGCCGGCACCAGGCTTTGCAGATCCCGTTCAAGCAATCGCACCTGCTGCACGTGGTTGAGCAACCGTCGGCCGATTTCCGTCGGCGTTGGCGGCGTGGCCCGCACCAGCACCGGCTGGCCAACCCGCGCTTCCAGCAGCTTGATGCGCTGGGAAATCGCCGATTGCGACAAGCCCAGTACCTGGGCCGCCCGTTCAAAGCCGGCTTGTTCGACCACGGCGGCCAAGGCAGAAAGCAATTTATAGTCGAACATCAGTTTTCCTAATGAGCGATCAGCAAGATTTGTTTTTCTTATACAGCCTTCACAAGGACAATGACCAGCAAGAACTCTTGAACAAGGATCACCCACATGGCTGGCGAAACTTCATTGGCAACGCTGCTGCGCAGCATGAGCCCGCAACTCAACGCCGGCGAATACGTGTTCTGCACCCTGCGTGACGGCAAGTTGCCCAGGGATCTGGAGATTGTCGGCAGCTTCCGCGAACAGGAAGGCCTGACCGTGATTCTCGAGCGTTCCCACGCCGAAAAAGCCGGATTCAGCTTCGACTACATCGCCGCCTGGATCACCTTGAACGTACATTCGGCCCTCGAAGCGGTGGGCCTGACCGCCGCGTTCGCCACGGCACTGGGCCAGGCCGGAATCAGCTGCAACGTGATTGCCGGCTACTACCACGACCATTTGTTTGTCGGCCAGGCCGACGCCGACCGTGCCCTGCAAGTGCTGCGGGATCTGGCAGCCAACGCGGAGTAAAAAATCATGTGGCAAAGTTATGTGAACGGCCTGTTGGTGGCCTTCGGCCTGATCATGGCGATCGGCACCCAGAATGCGTTTGTCCTGGCGCAAAGCCTGCGGCGTGAACATCACCTGCCGGTGGCGGCACTCTGCGTGGCCTGCGACGCCCTGTTGGTGGCCGCCGGGGTATTCGGCCTGGCGACGGTGCTGGCGCAGAACCCGACGCTGCTGGCCATCGCCCGTTGGGGCGGCGCAGCGTTCCTGTTGTGGTACGGCAGCCAGGCACTGCGTCGGGCCTTCTCGAAACAGAGCCTTGAGCAGGGCGAAGGCCAGACCGTACGTTCGCTGCGGGCGGTGATGCTCAGCGCGCTGGCAGTGACCTTGCTCAACCCGCACGTCTATCTGGACACCGTGTTGCTGATCGGCTCCCTGGGCGCCCAACAAACCGAGCCTGGCGCTTATGTAGTGGGTGCGGCCAGTGCCTCGCTGCTGTGGTTTTTCACCCTGGCGCTCGGTGCGGCATGGCTGGCACCGTGGCTCGCTCGCCCCAGCACCTGGCGAATTCTCGATCTGTTGGTGGCCATGATGATGTTTGCCGTAGCGCTGCAGTTGATCGCGGCCAGCTGATTCGCAGAACCTCTATTCCACACAGTTGTTGCGTGGTTATGCCGCCCCCCCGGTGCTATGATCCGACTCCCTGCGCCGCAAAGAGTACAAACTCCCCGGCGCTTGTCTGGCCGCCCGTGATCGGCCTTGCGCTCACCGCAACTGACCTGATTAGGAGAATCATCATGGCTTTCGAATTGCCGCCACTGCCGTACGCACACGATGCCCTGCAGCCGCACATCTCCAAGGAAACCCTGGAGTTCCACCACGACAAGCACCACAACACCTACGTCGTGAACCTGAACAACCTGGTGCCAGGCACCGAGTTCGAAGGCAAGACCCTGGAAGAAATCGTCAAGACTTCCTCGGGCGGTATCTTCAACAACGCCGCTCAGGTCTGGAACCACACTTTCTACTGGAACTGCCTGGCGCCAAACGCTGGCGGTCAACCAACCGGCGCTCTGGCTGAAGCCATCAACGCGGCTTTCGGTTCGTTCGACAAGTTCAAGGAAGAGTTCAGCAAGACTTCCATCGGCACCTTCGGTTCCGGCTGGGGCTGGCTGGTGAAGAAGGCTGACGGCTCCCTGGGCCTGGCCAGCACCATCGGCGCCGGCAACCCGCTGACCAACGGCGACACCCCGCTGCTGACCTGCGACGTCTGGGAACACGCTTACTACATCGACTACCGCAACCTGCGTCCGAAGTACGTCGAAGCGTTCTGGAACCTGGTCAACTGGAAGTTCGTGGCTGAGCAGTTCGAAGGCAAAACCTTCACCGCTTAAGCTCGACGCCAGTCAAAAGAACCCGGCTTTTTAGCCGGGTTTTTTATTGCCCGGGATTTTCAGCGTTCGGCAGAGCCCCTTCGCGAGCAGGTTCGCGATGAACGACGAAGCGGTCAACCTGACTGAATGCCTATCCCTGCGGATCGACGTTATCCAACGCACGATTCACCGCCAGTTCCGCCAGCATGATGATTTGCGCAATGGCCAACGCCGTGTTGCGCTGAGGGCCGGTCAGGAAGGTGGCGAAATCACTCGCCATGACGTTGGCCGAAGCCAATGACTCACAAGCGTGGGCCAGCAGGGATTCGGTATCCATGTCCGGGACGATCATGAACATGGTGTTGGGGGTGTAGGGTTTGGCTGTATTTAAGGGCGGATCGGGGATTAACTTATCCACTGAAATATTCCTATGTGGTGGGTGCCACCCATTGCCGTTCTCACACGGCAAAGAGGTGGCAGCTATGTGCGAGGTGAGAAAACCGGTCATAGGCACCCGGCCAGACAAAAGTCTGCCCGCACACAGCCGCCATAACGCATTTACAGGCAGCGAATAAGCTGGCGGCAATTATGCGGATACTGGCACTGGATGACTATGACTTGCCGGGTTCTCACACCCGGTCGCTGAGTTTTCAGCGACAGTCAGAGGCTATTGAGTCCGCTTCCGACGGGCAACCTGAAAACTGCGTGGGAAACTTCTGGCGCTTTCCTACACCGCGTTAACCCGCAAGAACGTAACGCGGAGCGTCACTGGCAGCATTCCCACGCGGGAAGCGTGGGAACGATCAGCTTAGAGGCGTGGGAGATTGGTCGGCTGGCAGGCCGCCATCGCGAGCAAGCTCGCTCCCACAGAAGAGCAAAGGCAGAGCAGCCCACACCACCCCGTCGCTTCTCACCACTCATCAGGCCGAGCGTTAGCTCGCCTGCAGCTCTTGATCTTGATCCACCCGCCCCCTCGGAAGGCTGAGTGGAGGTGTTCATCCGGGGACTGGCGCGCAGCGCCGTTCGACGCAGTCGAACTCATTGCATGTAGGTCGAAGCGAAGCCGACCGGAGGGCAATGCCCCCGGATGAATACCGCAGCGAAGGAACCCCGAGCCTCAGCGAGGGGCCGTACGTAAGGGGCGAGACCTTTGGTTCCTTTGGGCTGGGCCGGCACTCCGGCGTTTGCCAAAGGGACTCGCCGTAAGGGCCAGCCCTTTCAAGGTGTTTTCGCTTTATGGGCTTTGAGCACCCGGTCGGTCGACACATGAGCATGCGCAGCTTTGCCGTCCAGCCACTCCTTGGGTTTGGCGATTTTGGGACCACGTATGCTTTTGGCGACCTGTTTGGGCTTGATGTTCCTGGCCAGCGCCAACAGACGCTCCGCCAGCGTTTCCGAGGTCGTTTGGAGTGATAGATAGTCCGAGGGCAACGCGATCTGCATGCCCTCATAACCGCTGCGTACTTGTACCGTCAGATGGAAGATCGAAGCTTCCCAGCCTTCGGGCAATGTCTCGCGATGAGCCTGCTCCACGCTGCGTTTGAGCACTGCCAGGACGTTGTAGGCCAAGATCGCTGAAGCAAAACCCAGCAACGCCGCCCGCGGAGCGCCAAGGCTTTCGATTTCACTGTCCAGCACCGATTCCAGGCGCTGGAACATCCCTTCGATACTCCAGCGACGACGGTATAACTCGGCGATCTGCCCGGCGCTGACGGTGTCTGGCAAGTTGCTCCAGAACCACATCACAGTGTCGCCTGAGTCAGTAGGTGCCTGTAGGTTCAGTTCAACTCGGCGCCAGCGGTGACCACCTTTGAGTTCGATGATTTGCTCGCGCACCGTTCCGGATTCGATGGCCACAGATTCTTGCCAGCCGCCTTCCTCAATCAACCGTGGATGCTTGCTTTGCTGGCGAATAATGAAAGAAGCGCCCGCTTCCTCGCAGGCTTGCATGACGGGCAGCGTGCAGTACAACCGATCAGCCATCCACAGCTGGCCCTTAGTGGCGCAGGCCAACAACGGCAGCACGCTGACGCGCTCACTCGCGTAGGCATCCTCGCATGGCTGCAAGTCGACAATCTGATCCCGGTCCGGGTCGTAGACCACTACTGAAAACCCTGGTCGCGCCGCACCTCGCTCACGCCGCAAGGCCCCCAAGCGTTTTTCGGTAGATGGCAGGTGATTGCCGTCAACGATGCGCAGCTGCCAGCTGGGCAAAATGGCTGAACAGCCCAACTCTTTTATCGTCGGAGCCAAGCGCTCGGCGCTTCCTGTAACCAACGCCCGCAGCAACGCGGGCTCTGTGCGGCTGACCTTGTCATAGAGCGCCGCCAAGGTAACCGGTAGCCCCTCCATTTGCCGGGCAGCGGCATGCAAAGAAGGGCGCAAACCCAATGAAACAAGGGACATCAGCTCAACGATGGTCGAAAACAAAAGCTCACGCGGGTATTGGCGTTGACGGTGTTCTTCAAACACCTGATCAACCCATTCGGCAGGAACAGCCTGCTCCAGTATCAATTTAGTCATGACACTGGCCGGTGTCTTTTTTTCAAACCGCGCTAGAACTTCTGCCCACATCGTTTTCGTCACCCTGACTGGAGTTTTGGGGGAGTTTAAACGAAGACCTTGAAAGGGCTGGCCGTAAGGGCGAAACCATAAGTCGCCGTTACCAAAGAAACGGATATGTACTCCGTCAAAAAACCAAACCACCCCACAAAACCCAAGGCATTTTCCGACGATGAAACAGGCCGGCAACCCCTTGCCCCACAGCCACAGACGGCTAACATCAAACAAAAGGAAAATATCTACACCCCCGCCCCTCAAGTTGAAGGACTCGACAACCGACACAGTGCTAATAGGCTAACTCGCCAGGACAACTGCAAATCGGCCAAGCTGCAGGCAAAATCCCCCGAGGATGATTGTCCCTTTGACTGCCATCACGGGATTGCCAATACTCATGGCAACTTGATGCTACCCGCACGGAACAAGGAATAACCCTTTGAAGCTGGAACTCAAGAACAGCTTGTCGGTGAAGTTGCTCCGGGTCGTGCTCCTGTCGGCATTGATCGTCGGCGTGGTCTTGAGCTGCGCGCAGATTGTGTTCGATGCCTATAAAACACGTCAGGCTGTCGCCAGCGATGCCGAACGCATCCTCGACATGTTTCGCGACCCCTCGACCCAGGCCGTCTATAGCCTGGACCGGGAAATGGGCATGCAGGTGATCGAAGGCCTGTTTCAGGACGAAGCCGTGCGCCAGGCCTCCATCGGCCATCCCAACGAAGCCATGCTCGCGCAAAAGACCCGCGAATTGCAGCACTCCAACAGTCGCTGGCTGACCGACCTGATTCTTGGCAAGGAACGCACCTTCACCACCCAGCTGGTCGGCCGCGGGCCCTACAGCGAGTATTACGGCGACCTGAGCATCACCCTCGATACCGCCAACTACGGCCAAGGGTTCATTGTCAGCTCGGTGATCATCTTCATCTCCGGCGTCCTGCGCGCACTCGCCATGGGGCTGGTGTTGTATCTGGTCTACCACTGGCTGCTGACCAAGCCGCTGTCGCGGATCATCGAGCACCTCACGGAAATCAATCCGGATCGTCCCAGCGAGCACAAGATTCCGCTGCTCAAGGGGCACGAGAACAACGAACTGGGCATCTGGATCAACACCGCCAACCAGTTGCTCGAGTCCATCGAACGCAATACCCATCTGCGCCACGAAGCGGAAAACAGCCTGGTGCGCATGTCCCAGTACGATTTCCTGACGGGGCTGCCGAACCGCCAGCAATTGCAGCAGCAACTGGACAGGATCCTCGTCGACGCCGGCAAATTGCAGCGCCGGGTCGCGGTGTTGTGTGTCGGCCTCGATGACTTCAAGGGCATCAACGAGCAGTTCAGCTATCAGACCGGCGAC includes these proteins:
- a CDS encoding DUF6124 family protein; the encoded protein is MSVDKLIPDPPLNTAKPYTPNTMFMIVPDMDTESLLAHACESLASANVMASDFATFLTGPQRNTALAIAQIIMLAELAVNRALDNVDPQG
- a CDS encoding NAD(P)-dependent oxidoreductase gives rise to the protein MKILVTGASGFIGGRFARFALEQGLDVRVNGRRAESVEHLVRRGAEFIQGDLSDPELARELCSDVEAVVHCAGAVGLWGRYQDFQQGNVQVTENVVEACLKQRVRRLVHLSSPSIYFDGRDHLGLTEEQVPKRFKHPYAATKYLAEQKVFGAQEFGLETLALRPRFVTGAGDMSIFPRLLNMQRKGRLAIIGNGLNKVDFTSVQNLNEALLSSLLASGSALGKAYNISNGTPIPLWDVVNYVMRNMEVPQVTRYRSYGLAYSVAALNEGVCKLWPGRPEPTLSRLGMQVMNKNFTLDISRARHYLDYDPKVSLWTALDEFCGWWKAQAIR
- a CDS encoding superoxide dismutase, whose translation is MAFELPPLPYAHDALQPHISKETLEFHHDKHHNTYVVNLNNLVPGTEFEGKTLEEIVKTSSGGIFNNAAQVWNHTFYWNCLAPNAGGQPTGALAEAINAAFGSFDKFKEEFSKTSIGTFGSGWGWLVKKADGSLGLASTIGAGNPLTNGDTPLLTCDVWEHAYYIDYRNLRPKYVEAFWNLVNWKFVAEQFEGKTFTA
- a CDS encoding ATPase, which encodes MSMRNDANDDFDDVPSLRADVLDDDFPPTARTVVHSRPVPVVKVKAASTGALWALVGALFFAFAGLAWWSFQQISLMEQQLVATQESFARISEEAAGRLQDISGKVVASQTSVNTDSEALKLQIRQLESKLQDQNAQQQGVAGQASDLDKRLAQMTAQTTELDKRLVQLTAQDTEHQTANTQLQAQVKALSAELAALKSAPSDSEKLDTQLKSLGADVATLKKQGNPSAAIERLEQDMIVLKSMQDNRPAVTQGSTNTAEFDAFRSQVTRNINTLQAQIQNLQQQLRAKQ
- a CDS encoding cache domain-containing protein, with protein sequence MGFLQRFALLCGMFLLCLGQAQAAGTEKDDSKAAIALLEKALAYYHQNGDKALAAFSRQGEFVDKDRYVFVLDTKGVMLASGGPSSALIGRDVSEVLGPDLQKTFKDALKVPEGNGIQQAEYRWQNWNDGKVERKHVYYQRIGQRILAVGYYLPRASAEQAMALLNKAATDLAKDEKGTLTAINSLKGGYLQDDLYVFVVDLDTQRYVAHGTNLRLINTDFSKIADPEGKPVGEPILALMAKQDDGEYEYRWKNPVTGKVENKHAYLKKVGHFLVAVGYYSP
- a CDS encoding IS4 family transposase; amino-acid sequence: MTKLILEQAVPAEWVDQVFEEHRQRQYPRELLFSTIVELMSLVSLGLRPSLHAAARQMEGLPVTLAALYDKVSRTEPALLRALVTGSAERLAPTIKELGCSAILPSWQLRIVDGNHLPSTEKRLGALRRERGAARPGFSVVVYDPDRDQIVDLQPCEDAYASERVSVLPLLACATKGQLWMADRLYCTLPVMQACEEAGASFIIRQQSKHPRLIEEGGWQESVAIESGTVREQIIELKGGHRWRRVELNLQAPTDSGDTVMWFWSNLPDTVSAGQIAELYRRRWSIEGMFQRLESVLDSEIESLGAPRAALLGFASAILAYNVLAVLKRSVEQAHRETLPEGWEASIFHLTVQVRSGYEGMQIALPSDYLSLQTTSETLAERLLALARNIKPKQVAKSIRGPKIAKPKEWLDGKAAHAHVSTDRVLKAHKAKTP
- a CDS encoding LysE/ArgO family amino acid transporter produces the protein MWQSYVNGLLVAFGLIMAIGTQNAFVLAQSLRREHHLPVAALCVACDALLVAAGVFGLATVLAQNPTLLAIARWGGAAFLLWYGSQALRRAFSKQSLEQGEGQTVRSLRAVMLSALAVTLLNPHVYLDTVLLIGSLGAQQTEPGAYVVGAASASLLWFFTLALGAAWLAPWLARPSTWRILDLLVAMMMFAVALQLIAAS
- a CDS encoding LysR family transcriptional regulator ArgP; translated protein: MFDYKLLSALAAVVEQAGFERAAQVLGLSQSAISQRIKLLEARVGQPVLVRATPPTPTEIGRRLLNHVQQVRLLERDLQSLVPALDEEGLPERLRIALNADSLATWWAQAVGAFCAEQHLLMDLVVEDQTVGLKRMRAGEVAACVCASERPVAGARSVLLGAMRYRALASPAFIARHFPQGVRADQLARTPALVFGPDDFLQHRYLASLGVEGGFEHHLCPSSEGFIRLTEAGLGWGLVPELQVREQLERGVLQELLPDKPIDVPLYWHHWRNGGQLLGLLTDQLVSASKQWLVPLD
- a CDS encoding ACT domain-containing protein; the protein is MAGETSLATLLRSMSPQLNAGEYVFCTLRDGKLPRDLEIVGSFREQEGLTVILERSHAEKAGFSFDYIAAWITLNVHSALEAVGLTAAFATALGQAGISCNVIAGYYHDHLFVGQADADRALQVLRDLAANAE